A single window of Nitrospiraceae bacterium DNA harbors:
- a CDS encoding MgtC/SapB family protein: MNMVLELDWQQIWSHFYHLIIAFLLAVPLGWDREQESHGAGLRTFPLVALGSCAYMLTGIHVLSSTDAEGRVIYGILTGIGFIGGGAILKDRGNVAGTATAASIWNTGAIGMAVAWDRYEIAMVLSALNFLTFRFMPLVKRRVTSSASTTNRTMET, encoded by the coding sequence ATGAACATGGTCCTTGAATTGGATTGGCAACAAATTTGGTCGCATTTCTATCATCTGATCATTGCCTTTTTATTGGCGGTTCCTCTTGGTTGGGATCGTGAACAAGAATCACACGGTGCAGGGCTGCGAACATTTCCCCTGGTTGCACTCGGCTCATGCGCCTATATGCTGACGGGAATCCATGTGTTGTCGTCCACCGATGCCGAAGGACGTGTCATCTATGGCATCTTAACCGGAATCGGTTTTATTGGCGGTGGCGCCATTCTCAAAGACAGAGGGAATGTGGCCGGAACCGCAACCGCCGCAAGTATTTGGAACACCGGAGCCATTGGAATGGCAGTGGCCTGGGATCGTTACGAAATCGCCATGGTGTTAAGTGCGTTGAATTTTTTGACGTTTCGTTTCATGCCGTTGGTTAAAAGACGAGTCACATCTTCAGCATCAACAACTAACCGCACCATGGAAACCTAA
- a CDS encoding response regulator: MSIFLVIDPDPDSQEAWVRLGDLCGVEIVVTGNLSEGISLSTQQSVDLIVVDLFLPQKSGFSLISEITSKEGHPPIIATFSADQAPNFNIKRFAHLLGASYTFEKPLNPTRFLQACRELVMRFPL; the protein is encoded by the coding sequence ATGAGTATTTTTCTTGTTATTGACCCCGATCCTGATTCCCAAGAAGCATGGGTACGCCTCGGGGATTTGTGCGGAGTTGAGATAGTTGTGACAGGCAATCTTTCGGAGGGCATCAGTCTCTCTACCCAACAATCTGTCGATCTGATTGTCGTAGACTTGTTTCTCCCCCAGAAAAGCGGGTTTTCGTTAATTTCTGAAATCACGTCGAAAGAAGGCCATCCTCCAATTATTGCGACATTCTCCGCCGACCAGGCGCCAAATTTCAATATTAAACGGTTTGCCCATCTGCTGGGAGCGTCCTATACCTTCGAAAAACCTCTTAACCCAACGCGATTTCTTCAGGCTTGTAGGGAGTTGGTGATGCGTTTTCCCCTCTAA
- a CDS encoding glucose-6-phosphate dehydrogenase encodes MYEHLVIFGATGDVSKRYIFPALAQVFANRGLPSEYRITGVGRRDWKTPQLQEHVSKLLGQHEDLPFPRSRQGFLRSLEYAHVEDLSDARQIQAIFHKKAESTLLYLGLPPQMFPTVLESLRRVTLPPQSRIIIEKPFGLSYAQSQELNRLVHQQFAEERVFRIDHFLGMPIVSAVFGLRFSNPVFTPIWNRHHIEKIEVIWDETLALEGRADFYDCAGALKDMIQNHLLQLLAVLTLEPLETMWSPDFRDKRVELFKAVRKLSRAEIRSQTLRARYRSGEIGSVRVPGYAKSQGVDPERNTETFAQVTFWVDNERWQGVPFVLRSGKALGRERKEILVHFKRGQKDPGSFLPTEGGNILCLNLASEEVNLGIFSIQDAGGITPAPMRVDDPVSPERLSPYERLFLEAMSGKSQLFVRDDEVEEMWNIIQPIADAWADNVVSLQSYPAGSNGPPREDTGALTEYGHFQTTGETPGSEPFPNYH; translated from the coding sequence ATGTATGAGCATCTGGTCATATTTGGAGCGACAGGCGACGTCTCAAAGCGATATATTTTCCCTGCTTTAGCTCAAGTTTTCGCCAACCGCGGTCTTCCCTCAGAATATAGAATTACGGGCGTTGGGCGGCGTGATTGGAAGACGCCTCAGCTTCAAGAGCATGTGTCCAAATTACTCGGTCAGCATGAGGATCTACCATTTCCAAGATCCCGCCAAGGATTTTTGAGGTCTTTGGAGTATGCGCATGTCGAAGATCTTTCCGACGCTCGACAGATTCAGGCGATTTTTCATAAAAAGGCAGAGTCGACGCTGCTATATTTAGGGCTCCCCCCTCAGATGTTTCCTACAGTTTTGGAATCCCTGCGACGGGTTACCCTGCCGCCACAATCCCGGATCATTATCGAAAAACCATTCGGGCTCAGTTATGCCCAATCACAGGAATTGAACCGGCTCGTGCATCAGCAATTTGCTGAAGAGCGCGTTTTCCGCATCGACCACTTTTTAGGAATGCCAATTGTGTCCGCCGTCTTTGGTCTCCGGTTTTCCAACCCCGTATTTACCCCTATCTGGAACCGGCATCATATTGAAAAGATCGAGGTGATTTGGGATGAGACCTTGGCGCTGGAAGGGCGGGCGGACTTCTATGATTGTGCCGGAGCTCTGAAAGATATGATTCAAAATCACCTCCTTCAGTTATTGGCCGTCCTGACTCTTGAACCCTTGGAGACCATGTGGTCCCCTGATTTTCGGGACAAAAGAGTGGAATTGTTCAAAGCAGTGAGAAAACTGTCAAGGGCTGAGATTCGATCCCAGACCTTACGAGCCCGTTACCGGTCAGGGGAGATAGGGAGTGTGCGGGTTCCCGGTTATGCAAAAAGTCAGGGGGTAGATCCCGAGCGAAATACTGAAACGTTTGCGCAAGTGACCTTCTGGGTCGACAATGAACGCTGGCAAGGCGTGCCGTTTGTGTTACGTTCCGGAAAAGCTTTAGGTCGGGAACGAAAAGAAATCCTGGTGCATTTTAAAAGGGGGCAGAAAGATCCGGGATCTTTCCTTCCCACAGAAGGCGGGAATATCTTGTGCTTGAATCTGGCGAGTGAAGAGGTCAATCTTGGGATATTTAGCATTCAGGATGCCGGAGGGATTACACCTGCACCGATGAGGGTGGACGACCCCGTTTCTCCTGAACGTCTTTCCCCCTATGAACGGTTGTTTCTCGAAGCCATGTCCGGCAAATCACAACTTTTCGTGCGGGATGATGAGGTCGAGGAGATGTGGAATATCATTCAACCCATTGCGGATGCCTGGGCGGACAATGTGGTATCCTTGCAGAGTTACCCGGCCGGGTCCAACGGTCCACCCAGGGAGGATACCGGAGCATTGACCGAGTACGGCCATTTCCAGACGACAGGGGAGACTCCTGGGAGCGAACCATTCCCAAACTATCATTAG
- a CDS encoding AI-2E family transporter has translation MKPARHVHLWEIVAVRELCIVAMGVFLLWLCFQLQAILVPVLIGLGLAYLTDPALDYVEQTWKLPRWLAVTFMALVICALVSGFVLWVGPRLADQLRSFIEKFPTYLSLLADRHGMDVKEITRNFKEISGNIQDNPLSTLKTFLSGTGQVFYLTNLIIGTLGSFLFSFSLIIIYFFLFAWSFPSIQRTIWSAVESQEDDRWPKLLSKMDRAIGEFFRGRLLIALMMSVMFAIGWFWVGMPYWILLGVGAGLLSLVPYAATLMWPVAILLKYLDMSMGSGSTDNYWMQLLVWPSAVYLGVQFLEGWVLTPWVQSQSTDLSAATILLVVLIGGALGGVLGLVLAIPFAACLKILARELIIPRIQRGNITEVHHEIYTP, from the coding sequence ATGAAACCAGCCCGACATGTTCATCTCTGGGAAATTGTTGCGGTTCGTGAATTGTGTATCGTGGCGATGGGAGTCTTCCTACTTTGGCTGTGTTTTCAATTGCAGGCCATTTTGGTTCCGGTCTTGATAGGCCTGGGACTGGCCTACCTCACTGATCCTGCTTTGGATTATGTTGAACAGACATGGAAACTCCCACGGTGGCTCGCCGTGACCTTTATGGCGTTGGTCATCTGTGCATTGGTGTCTGGGTTCGTCCTTTGGGTTGGACCGAGACTTGCGGACCAATTGCGGTCTTTCATTGAAAAGTTTCCCACCTATCTTTCTCTTCTGGCCGATCGCCACGGCATGGATGTGAAAGAAATAACCCGGAATTTCAAGGAAATTTCCGGGAACATCCAGGATAATCCGTTATCGACCCTCAAGACGTTTTTATCGGGAACCGGGCAGGTCTTTTATTTGACCAATCTCATTATCGGTACACTGGGCTCCTTCCTATTCTCGTTCTCTTTAATCATCATTTATTTTTTCCTTTTTGCCTGGAGCTTTCCTTCCATTCAACGCACGATATGGAGTGCCGTCGAATCTCAGGAGGATGACCGGTGGCCGAAATTACTATCCAAAATGGATCGGGCCATTGGAGAATTCTTCAGAGGCCGATTACTGATTGCGTTAATGATGAGTGTGATGTTTGCAATCGGATGGTTTTGGGTGGGGATGCCTTATTGGATTCTCCTGGGAGTTGGCGCAGGATTATTGAGTTTGGTCCCTTATGCCGCCACCTTGATGTGGCCCGTCGCTATTCTTTTGAAATATTTGGATATGTCCATGGGATCCGGCTCAACCGACAATTATTGGATGCAACTCCTTGTCTGGCCCAGTGCCGTCTACCTGGGAGTACAATTTCTTGAGGGATGGGTGCTCACGCCATGGGTTCAAAGCCAGTCAACCGACCTCAGCGCGGCAACCATTCTGCTGGTGGTGCTGATCGGCGGGGCCCTGGGAGGTGTTTTAGGATTAGTTCTTGCCATCCCTTTCGCGGCTTGCCTGAAAATCCTTGCCCGGGAGCTGATAATTCCCCGGATTCAGCGAGGCAATATCACGGAGGTACACCATGAAATATATACACCATAA
- a CDS encoding DUF1328 domain-containing protein, whose product MTILKWAAIFFVIALIAGGLGFSGIAEGAAGIAQILFYIFLALCIAMVLIGIFVAKKIT is encoded by the coding sequence ATGACGATATTGAAATGGGCAGCCATTTTTTTTGTTATTGCGCTCATCGCGGGCGGATTGGGATTCTCCGGAATTGCGGAGGGCGCTGCCGGAATCGCCCAAATATTATTTTATATTTTTCTCGCACTGTGCATTGCCATGGTCCTCATCGGAATTTTTGTGGCAAAAAAAATTACGTAA
- a CDS encoding BON domain-containing protein: protein MKFISGERMVVGTAVMALCLGVPFMAQAASSYDYRDRSDVDTRGWSDSRSIDDANSNRHDNRQFYTDQYGDLDTMEDQEKEIGYRGEGYVTQEGYRSTASTRNPRYPNDLRRADEAIRRDILAEMGGGTERVHVSVKNGVATLSGMVLNRDAMVEAIEDAYEGGAQKVQNELRIFRYDERPWGELSDRSLAKAVREELAWSPYVDEDPIRVDARRGVVTLQGTVKNRSEMAAAVENAYEAGARRVNNLLRIAN from the coding sequence ATGAAATTCATTTCAGGAGAGCGAATGGTAGTGGGCACTGCTGTCATGGCCCTGTGCTTGGGTGTGCCTTTCATGGCTCAGGCAGCTTCATCCTATGATTACAGGGACCGATCCGATGTGGATACACGCGGATGGTCCGATTCCCGTTCCATCGATGATGCCAATAGCAACCGGCATGACAATCGGCAGTTTTATACCGATCAATATGGGGATCTGGATACGATGGAAGATCAGGAAAAGGAAATAGGGTATCGGGGTGAAGGGTATGTGACTCAAGAAGGGTATCGGTCCACAGCCTCCACAAGAAATCCACGGTATCCAAATGACCTGCGGCGAGCCGATGAAGCCATTCGCCGTGATATTCTTGCTGAAATGGGCGGGGGCACAGAGAGGGTTCACGTCAGCGTAAAAAATGGGGTAGCGACGTTATCAGGCATGGTCTTAAATCGGGACGCCATGGTGGAAGCGATCGAAGATGCCTATGAGGGTGGCGCTCAAAAAGTCCAAAACGAATTGCGAATATTTCGATATGATGAGCGCCCGTGGGGCGAGCTGAGTGATAGGAGTTTGGCAAAGGCCGTGCGGGAGGAATTAGCCTGGAGCCCATATGTGGATGAAGATCCTATTCGGGTGGATGCGCGGCGAGGCGTCGTGACGCTCCAAGGCACCGTTAAAAACAGATCCGAAATGGCGGCTGCGGTCGAGAATGCCTATGAAGCCGGAGCACGACGTGTCAATAACCTGCTGAGGATTGCCAATTAA